A part of Aegilops tauschii subsp. strangulata cultivar AL8/78 chromosome 2, Aet v6.0, whole genome shotgun sequence genomic DNA contains:
- the LOC120973853 gene encoding uncharacterized protein, with protein MERSCLAQCFLAPPSDDQVEETSFRVIWLLVLQTRPVALVFSSGTGQWQALSRSEPLPAFLLSTWKVWFVSRHYAHGCFYWVSGSGEKLLVLDIQRMEFSMADHPPCVRFRGDDVAIAEAGQGMTVMFVPKPDTDRRIYTVWRRSNGGSSAQWQMETETFSLDSGSLIKGAVGRHLLLYHVGSVSVKPGCYIRDVNTLQLERVCDSYPHPSEVYCNFPPSLLSSPMVSSVPRHADHPGVDDTVPAPEPRADPGGVEGPTGQELTGLAGGPPCKRRRRCGRSGSRTRGGRSRWMGRRRLRLDPWWTRAWGRMRGQIKVLSRTAATKSFGGRGLP; from the exons ATGGAAAGGTCGTGCTTGGCCCAATGCTTCCTCGCCCCTCCCAGCGATGACCAAGTGGAGGAGACGTCATTCAGAGTGATCTGGCTGCTGGTGCTCCAGACCAGACCGGTGGCCCTTGTATTCTCCTCCGGCACAGGGCAATGGCAAGCCCTGAGTCGGAGCGAGCCGTTACCTGCCTTTTTGTTATCGACGTGGAAGGTTTGGTTTGTGTCGCGCCATTACGCACATGGTTGCTTCTATTGGGTTTCAGGttcaggtgaaaaactgctcgtgCTTGACATCCAGAGGATGGAGTTCTCCATGGCTGACCACCCACCCTGTGTCAGATTTCGGGGCGACGATGTGGCAATCGCGGAGGCAGGCCAAGGCATGACTGTGATGTTTGTGCCTAAACCGGACACAGATCGCCGTATTTATACCGTTTGGCGGCGAAGCAATGGTGGGAGTTCCGCCCAGTGGCAGATGGAGACTGAGACGTTCTCGCTGGATTCTGGGTCCTTGATCAAGGGTGCAGTGGGGAGGCACTTGCTCCTATATCATGTCGGAAGCGTGTCGGTCAAACCAGGTTGTTACATCCGGGATGTCAACACTTTGCAGCTTGAGAGGGTGTGTGATTCATATCCCCATCCGTCAGAAGTATATTGCAACTTCCCACCATCGTTATTATCATCACCGATGGTGTCAAGTG TCCCACGCCACGCTGACCACCCAGGAGTGGACGACACTGTGCCGGCACCAGAACCACGAGCTGACCCTGGAGGCGTGGAAGGACCTACTGGTCAAGAACTGACGGGCCTCGCCGGGGGACCGCCGTGCAAGCGCCGTCGTCGCTGCGGCCGCTCAGGCTCCAGAACCCGCGGAGGCAGGTCGCGGTGGATGGGGAGAAGGAGGCTGAGGCTTGACCCGTGGTGGACGAGGGCCTGGGGGCGGATGAGGGGCCAGATCAAGGTGTTGTCCAGGACGGCTGCGACCAAGTCCTTTGGCGGCAGGGGCTTGCCTTGA